Proteins encoded together in one Rhodospirillaceae bacterium window:
- a CDS encoding extracellular solute-binding protein encodes MDNQDFLNAMKAGRMSRRDILQMLTAAGLTMTMLPVGRAKAADGEAIYFTWEGYNDPGFHPGYTAKHGAEPEGPVFGDVEEALTKVRSGFQVDVVHPCNLDLQRWREADVLQAIDTGRLSNWGNLFESLKKLPYAQGDKGEQFFIPVDWGNTSILYRPDLFDVKEESWTMLWDERYAGQLSMAADATESVAIAGIVLGVKDPFNLTDEELVKAKELLVKQKPLMRFYWDSNSAVEQALASGELVAATGWNSSVVTLTGQGVNIKYANPKEGIMSYCCGLVMTKDAPHPDKAYDLIDAMISPEGGKWLIEAQGYGHSNAKSFDLVEEKILAERGLPKDPTQFFGQGIFQQPTLNVDKVQKLFEEVKAGA; translated from the coding sequence ATGGACAACCAAGATTTCCTGAATGCCATGAAAGCGGGTCGCATGTCGCGCCGCGACATTCTGCAGATGCTGACGGCCGCGGGCCTCACCATGACCATGCTGCCAGTCGGCCGTGCCAAGGCCGCGGATGGCGAAGCCATCTATTTCACCTGGGAAGGTTATAACGATCCAGGTTTCCATCCCGGCTACACCGCCAAGCACGGCGCCGAGCCGGAAGGTCCGGTCTTTGGCGATGTCGAGGAAGCACTGACCAAGGTGCGCAGCGGTTTCCAGGTCGATGTCGTGCATCCCTGCAATCTCGATCTCCAGCGCTGGCGCGAAGCCGATGTCCTGCAGGCGATCGATACCGGCCGCCTCAGCAACTGGGGCAATCTCTTCGAAAGCCTTAAGAAGCTCCCCTATGCCCAAGGCGACAAGGGCGAGCAGTTCTTCATTCCCGTCGATTGGGGTAATACCTCGATCCTCTACCGCCCGGATCTCTTCGACGTAAAGGAAGAATCCTGGACCATGCTGTGGGACGAGCGCTATGCGGGCCAGCTCTCGATGGCGGCAGACGCCACCGAATCCGTGGCCATCGCTGGCATCGTGCTCGGCGTCAAGGATCCGTTCAATCTGACCGATGAGGAACTGGTCAAGGCCAAGGAACTGCTGGTGAAGCAGAAGCCGCTGATGCGCTTCTATTGGGACAGCAACTCCGCCGTCGAACAGGCCCTGGCGTCTGGCGAACTGGTTGCTGCCACCGGTTGGAACAGCTCGGTCGTGACGCTCACCGGCCAAGGCGTCAACATCAAGTATGCCAACCCGAAGGAAGGCATCATGAGCTATTGCTGTGGCCTGGTCATGACCAAGGACGCACCGCATCCCGACAAGGCCTATGACCTCATCGATGCCATGATTTCGCCGGAAGGGGGCAAATGGCTGATCGAGGCACAGGGCTACGGCCATTCGAACGCCAAATCCTTCGATCTGGTCGAGGAAAAGATCCTGGCCGAGCGTGGCCTGCCGAAGGATCCGACCCAGTTCTTCGGTCAGGGCATCTTCCAGCAGCCGACACTCAATGTCGACAAGGTGCAGAAGCTGTTCGAGGAAGTGAAGGCCGGCGCCTGA
- a CDS encoding ABC transporter permease: MSTQAALNFPATDAVAITARPEWLDGFWLIAPTLLIVIGMMVVPLVGIIVVSFWTQTGFNIEATWTLDNYRVLFTPEGALYRILIVKSLWMSLTATIAVVLLAYPMAYFMAFRIERAKLIWIILLTVPFWTSYLLRIFAWKVILGFNGVINSGLKAVGLIDKPLEFLLYNPTSVTITLAHAWAAYAVLPIYVSLEKIDRSYLEAATDLGDSKWKRFWRITFPLSLPGTIAAILLVFIPTVGDYITPTLVGGTSGIMIGNSIVTQFGKASNAPLGAALSCIMMLAITLAVCAFLAAIGRKRLKAADL; the protein is encoded by the coding sequence ATGAGCACACAGGCAGCTTTGAATTTCCCCGCGACCGACGCCGTCGCCATAACCGCCCGGCCCGAATGGCTGGACGGTTTCTGGTTGATCGCCCCGACGCTCCTCATCGTCATCGGCATGATGGTGGTGCCGCTGGTGGGTATTATCGTCGTCAGCTTCTGGACCCAGACCGGCTTCAATATCGAGGCCACCTGGACGCTCGACAATTACCGTGTGCTGTTTACGCCGGAGGGTGCCCTCTATCGCATCCTGATCGTGAAATCGCTGTGGATGTCGCTTACAGCCACCATCGCCGTCGTGCTGCTCGCCTATCCCATGGCCTATTTCATGGCCTTCCGCATCGAACGCGCCAAGCTCATCTGGATCATCCTGCTGACTGTGCCCTTCTGGACCAGCTATCTGCTGCGCATCTTCGCCTGGAAGGTGATCCTGGGCTTCAATGGCGTGATCAATTCCGGCCTGAAGGCCGTGGGTCTCATCGACAAGCCGCTTGAATTCCTGCTCTACAACCCGACCTCGGTCACCATCACGCTGGCCCATGCCTGGGCCGCCTATGCCGTGCTGCCGATCTATGTCAGCCTGGAGAAGATCGACCGCTCCTATCTCGAAGCCGCCACCGACCTCGGCGATTCAAAGTGGAAGCGCTTCTGGCGCATTACCTTCCCGCTCTCCCTGCCGGGTACGATCGCCGCCATCCTGCTGGTCTTCATTCCGACGGTCGGCGACTACATCACACCGACCCTGGTCGGCGGTACGTCCGGAATCATGATCGGCAACTCCATCGTCACGCAGTTCGGCAAGGCCAGCAATGCGCCGCTCGGCGCTGCCCTTTCCTGCATCATGATGCTGGCGATCACGCTCGCGGTCTGCGCGTTCCTCGCCGCGATCGGTCGCAAGCGCCTCAAGGCCGCGGACCTCTAG
- a CDS encoding DUF1178 family protein — MIVFQLNCGKGHSFDIWFKDGNTADRQLARGMVECPECGDRKVGKALMAPRIGAKGDKAPAQNMAVLASNMRAQLAEVRRQVEENCDYVGDKFAEEARKIHYGEADARGIFGEANEDQHRELAEEGIEVARIPWLPRDDA; from the coding sequence ATGATTGTGTTTCAGCTCAATTGTGGCAAAGGCCACAGCTTCGACATCTGGTTCAAGGACGGCAACACGGCCGACCGCCAATTGGCGCGTGGCATGGTGGAATGCCCCGAATGCGGCGACCGCAAGGTCGGCAAGGCGCTGATGGCGCCGAGGATTGGGGCCAAGGGCGACAAGGCGCCGGCGCAGAACATGGCGGTATTGGCCAGCAACATGCGCGCGCAGCTCGCCGAGGTGCGTCGCCAGGTCGAAGAGAATTGCGACTATGTCGGCGACAAGTTCGCCGAGGAAGCGCGCAAGATCCACTATGGCGAAGCCGATGCGCGCGGCATTTTCGGTGAAGCGAATGAAGACCAGCACCGTGAGCTCGCGGAAGAAGGCATCGAAGTCGCACGCATTCCCTGGCTGCCCAGAGATGACGCCTAG
- a CDS encoding polyhydroxyalkanoate depolymerase, which produces MLYHAIEAQYLALTPFRIAADTWRNLLAHPGNPLAETTLHRAGAAAWEIMARSARRHGRPEFGINSVEIDGQTVAIAEKLIHGEPFCRLVHFERVLAKPRKDPKVLLVAPLSGHFATLVRDTIESLAISHEVYVTDWQDAREVPLSDGRFGFEDYVDVLHRCIRSIGTGVTVLAICQPAPASIVATALMAEAKDPFTPRNLIIMGGPVDTRRGTTEVTRLAQSHSISSFEAAAVHNVPPLHPGAGRRVYPGLLQLTGFMSLNPDRHLRAHIDFLWAHAKGDDRFARAHRRFYEEYLAVMDLDAQFYLDTVRIVFQEHALMKGTLKHRGHLVDPGAMRNVGLMTVEGGRDDITGTGQCHAAHELCARIPDKLRLQLTEEKVGHYGLFSGRSWRERISPAIGEFIRRNKAS; this is translated from the coding sequence ATGCTTTATCATGCCATAGAGGCTCAATACCTCGCCCTGACGCCATTCCGCATCGCCGCCGACACGTGGCGCAATTTGCTGGCGCATCCAGGCAATCCGCTCGCCGAGACCACGTTGCACCGAGCCGGTGCCGCGGCCTGGGAAATCATGGCGCGCTCCGCGCGGCGCCATGGGCGCCCTGAATTCGGCATCAACAGCGTGGAGATCGACGGGCAGACCGTCGCCATCGCCGAGAAGCTGATCCATGGCGAGCCCTTCTGCCGCCTCGTTCATTTCGAACGCGTTCTGGCAAAGCCTCGCAAGGATCCGAAGGTCCTCCTGGTGGCCCCCCTCTCCGGGCACTTTGCCACTCTGGTCCGCGACACGATCGAGAGTCTAGCGATCTCCCATGAAGTCTATGTGACGGACTGGCAGGATGCGCGCGAAGTACCCTTGAGCGACGGCCGTTTCGGCTTCGAAGATTATGTCGACGTGCTCCACCGCTGCATCCGCAGCATCGGCACCGGCGTCACCGTGCTGGCGATCTGCCAGCCGGCACCGGCCTCGATCGTTGCCACGGCCCTGATGGCCGAAGCAAAGGACCCTTTCACGCCGCGCAACCTCATCATCATGGGCGGCCCGGTCGATACGCGGCGCGGCACCACCGAAGTGACGCGTTTGGCGCAATCCCATTCGATCTCATCCTTCGAGGCAGCCGCCGTTCACAATGTACCGCCGCTCCATCCGGGTGCTGGACGTCGCGTCTATCCCGGCCTGCTGCAATTGACCGGCTTCATGTCGCTCAATCCTGATCGGCATCTCCGCGCGCATATCGATTTCCTCTGGGCCCATGCCAAGGGCGACGATCGCTTTGCCCGGGCACATCGCCGTTTCTACGAAGAATATCTCGCGGTGATGGATCTCGACGCGCAGTTCTATCTCGACACGGTTCGCATCGTTTTCCAGGAACACGCCCTGATGAAGGGCACGCTCAAGCATCGCGGCCATCTGGTCGATCCCGGCGCCATGCGCAATGTCGGCTTGATGACCGTCGAAGGCGGCCGCGACGACATCACGGGAACGGGCCAATGCCACGCAGCGCATGAGCTCTGCGCGCGCATCCCGGACAAGCTGCGGCTCCAGCTCACCGAAGAGAAGGTCGGTCATTACGGCCTCTTCAGCGGCCGTTCCTGGCGCGAGCGCATCAGCCCGGCCATCGGCGAGTTCATCCGTCGCAACAAGGCCTCGTGA
- a CDS encoding ornithine cyclodeaminase, which translates to MQHLDADRIHALADYPGLIAALKAINRRGVDVLDRMLLGQTTATGTQNDWLLLPAWTYDSYFGIKLVSVFPDNPARDLPAVQGLYALFEGKTGAAIATLDGAALTLVKTAANSAMAADLLSRPNAATLLVCGGGALAPHLIAAHCATRPIRRVLWWNRRPETLDAAPLRARGLPVEITTDLAAAARQADIISTATRATAPIILGAWLKPGCHLDLVGGYLPDMREADDNAFIRAPRHYIDARLTTIDVVGDVCQPIAAGLATAGDFIDMFDLNRDGASGRQSADEITWFKSGGGGHEDLAVAQYLFERSGTMS; encoded by the coding sequence ATGCAGCATCTCGACGCCGACCGGATCCATGCGCTGGCCGACTATCCGGGCCTGATTGCCGCCCTCAAGGCCATCAACAGGCGCGGTGTCGATGTGCTCGACCGGATGCTGTTGGGCCAGACCACCGCCACGGGCACGCAGAACGATTGGCTGCTGCTGCCGGCCTGGACCTATGACAGCTATTTCGGGATCAAGCTGGTGAGCGTCTTCCCGGACAATCCGGCGCGCGATCTGCCGGCGGTACAGGGCCTCTATGCCCTGTTCGAGGGCAAGACAGGCGCCGCCATCGCGACGCTGGACGGCGCCGCCCTCACCTTGGTGAAGACCGCTGCCAACTCCGCCATGGCGGCCGATCTTCTCAGCCGGCCCAATGCGGCCACTTTGCTGGTCTGCGGAGGAGGTGCCCTGGCGCCCCACCTCATCGCAGCGCATTGCGCGACACGCCCGATCCGGCGCGTGCTGTGGTGGAACCGGCGGCCGGAAACCTTGGACGCTGCGCCGCTCCGCGCGCGCGGCTTGCCGGTCGAGATCACCACCGACCTTGCCGCCGCCGCACGGCAGGCCGACATCATATCGACAGCGACCCGCGCGACCGCCCCAATCATTCTGGGCGCTTGGCTGAAACCGGGCTGCCACCTCGATCTCGTGGGCGGCTATCTGCCCGATATGCGCGAGGCTGACGACAATGCGTTCATCCGCGCCCCGCGCCACTACATTGATGCGCGCCTCACCACGATCGATGTGGTCGGCGATGTCTGTCAACCGATCGCGGCCGGCCTCGCGACCGCTGGGGATTTCATCGACATGTTCGACCTCAACCGGGACGGCGCTTCGGGGCGACAATCCGCCGATGAGATCACCTGGTTCAAATCCGGCGGTGGCGGTCATGAGGATTTGGCCGTGGCCCAGTACCTTTTTGAACGGTCAGGGACGATGTCCTGA
- a CDS encoding YcgN family cysteine cluster protein — protein sequence MTKASAKEPFWKTTPLSKMTPSEWESLCDGCGKCCLVKLRDADTNQVLFTNVACKQLDLRNCHCKDYAHRKEIVPDCVQLNPRSLGRIDWLPETCAYKLVHQKQDLPWWHPLVSGDPKTVHQAGISVRKRAISETRAGEPEDHIVDWIK from the coding sequence GTGACCAAGGCTTCCGCCAAGGAGCCTTTCTGGAAGACGACGCCCCTTTCCAAGATGACGCCGTCGGAATGGGAGAGTCTGTGCGACGGCTGCGGCAAATGCTGCCTCGTCAAGCTGCGCGATGCCGACACCAATCAGGTGCTGTTCACCAATGTCGCCTGCAAGCAGCTAGACCTGCGCAACTGCCACTGCAAGGACTACGCCCATCGCAAGGAGATCGTGCCGGATTGCGTGCAGCTCAATCCGCGCAGTCTCGGCCGCATCGATTGGCTGCCGGAAACCTGCGCATATAAGCTGGTCCATCAGAAGCAGGATCTGCCCTGGTGGCATCCGCTGGTCTCGGGCGATCCCAAGACCGTGCACCAAGCCGGCATCTCCGTGCGCAAGCGCGCGATCTCGGAAACCCGCGCCGGCGAACCGGAAGATCACATCGTCGATTGGATCAAATAG
- a CDS encoding ABC transporter permease → METIRKHLNLLSLFAVLYLAFLYVPVLLLPLFSFNDNIYVTLPFKGFTLKWYANLLANSSLQSALWASVKVGIGVAILSTFLGLLAARAMTRYRLPFRRSIYALIMLPLVIPYMVIGVSTLVILRRGLDMDLSLWTVGASHVLITVPLSMLVLMARMEGFDRSLEEASRDLGDTAWRSFRRVTLPLVMPGIVSSLLLCFITSFDEYLLAFFLAGSDSTLPIFIFSSLRFPSKIPDVLALGSLILMVSIVLVVFAEWLRRRGVSGSDSSVI, encoded by the coding sequence ATGGAGACGATCCGCAAGCACCTCAACCTGCTCTCGCTTTTCGCCGTGCTGTACCTGGCCTTTCTTTATGTGCCGGTCCTGCTGCTGCCACTGTTCTCGTTCAACGACAACATCTACGTGACCCTGCCGTTCAAGGGCTTCACCTTGAAATGGTATGCGAACCTGCTCGCCAATTCGAGCCTTCAATCGGCACTCTGGGCCAGCGTCAAGGTCGGCATCGGCGTCGCCATTCTGAGTACCTTTCTGGGGCTGCTGGCGGCTCGTGCCATGACCCGCTATCGCCTGCCGTTCCGGCGCTCGATCTACGCGCTCATCATGCTGCCGCTGGTCATTCCATATATGGTGATCGGCGTCTCGACCCTGGTCATCCTGCGCCGGGGCCTCGACATGGACCTCTCCTTATGGACCGTCGGCGCCTCCCACGTCCTCATCACCGTGCCGCTTTCCATGCTGGTGCTGATGGCGCGCATGGAGGGCTTCGACCGCAGCCTAGAAGAAGCCTCGCGCGACCTGGGTGACACAGCGTGGCGCAGCTTCCGGCGCGTGACCTTGCCCCTGGTCATGCCGGGTATCGTCTCCAGCCTGTTGCTCTGCTTCATTACCTCGTTCGACGAGTATCTGCTGGCCTTCTTCCTCGCCGGCAGCGATTCGACATTGCCCATCTTCATCTTCAGCAGCCTGCGCTTCCCCTCCAAGATTCCCGACGTGCTGGCGCTGGGGTCACTCATTCTGATGGTTTCGATCGTGCTCGTGGTGTTTGCCGAATGGCTGCGCCGCCGCGGCGTTTCCGGCAGCGATTCATCTGTTATCTGA
- a CDS encoding SemiSWEET transporter, translating into MANPGDFWVEVIGIVAACLTTFSFLPQALRIWRNGSARDVSLTMYLMMFAGQILWLTYGVVIGSASLILANVSALLLVGSVLLLKLRDRAAAAR; encoded by the coding sequence ATGGCGAATCCCGGCGATTTCTGGGTCGAGGTGATCGGCATTGTTGCCGCCTGCTTGACCACCTTCAGCTTCCTGCCGCAAGCCTTGCGCATCTGGCGCAACGGTTCGGCCAGAGACGTCTCACTCACCATGTATCTCATGATGTTTGCCGGCCAGATTCTGTGGCTGACCTATGGTGTCGTCATCGGCTCTGCCTCATTGATTCTCGCCAATGTCAGCGCCCTGCTGCTGGTGGGATCGGTCCTGCTGCTGAAACTGCGCGACCGGGCCGCCGCGGCTAGATAG
- the cueR gene encoding Cu(I)-responsive transcriptional regulator, producing the protein MSDALSIGAASKASGVSAKMIRHYESIGLLPAAQRSNGNYRLYGQQDVHNLRFIHRARSLGFPLVTIRELLALWRNRQRSSSQVKKLALTHVATLEAKIAEMQEMAAALKHLAQNCHGDERPDCPILEGLASEKAAHCH; encoded by the coding sequence ATGAGCGACGCTCTCAGCATCGGTGCTGCATCCAAGGCCAGTGGCGTCTCGGCCAAGATGATCCGGCACTATGAAAGCATCGGCCTGCTGCCGGCGGCCCAGCGCAGCAACGGAAATTATCGGCTTTATGGTCAACAGGATGTCCACAATCTGCGCTTCATCCACCGCGCCAGGTCATTGGGCTTCCCGCTGGTGACGATCCGCGAATTGCTGGCGCTCTGGCGCAACCGGCAACGCTCCAGTTCCCAGGTCAAGAAGCTGGCGCTCACCCATGTCGCAACCCTGGAGGCCAAGATCGCCGAAATGCAGGAGATGGCGGCGGCGCTGAAACACCTTGCCCAGAACTGCCATGGCGACGAGCGCCCGGATTGCCCGATCCTGGAAGGGCTGGCATCAGAGAAGGCGGCGCACTGCCACTGA
- a CDS encoding class I SAM-dependent methyltransferase: MTPVAPTTPPSPWVVQFSARIDPAGCVLDLAAGSGRHTHFLRGLGHPVVALDRDVTALAALGGVGAEIISADLEDGSPWPLGDRRFAGIVVTNYLHRPLLPQLVSALAPGGLLIYETFAAGNERFGRPSKPAFLLAPAELLRLAQEFGLTVLGYFSGEVSQPKPAMVQRLAARASI, encoded by the coding sequence TTGACGCCAGTTGCGCCCACCACGCCGCCATCGCCCTGGGTGGTTCAGTTCAGCGCCCGGATCGATCCTGCCGGCTGCGTCCTCGACCTTGCCGCCGGCAGCGGACGACATACCCATTTCCTGCGCGGGCTGGGCCATCCGGTCGTGGCACTCGACCGAGACGTCACGGCGCTGGCAGCGCTGGGGGGCGTGGGGGCCGAGATCATTTCCGCCGATCTGGAGGATGGCTCGCCCTGGCCACTGGGTGACCGGCGCTTTGCCGGAATCGTCGTCACCAATTACCTGCACCGCCCCCTGCTGCCGCAGCTGGTTTCCGCCCTGGCACCGGGTGGCCTGCTGATCTACGAGACCTTCGCCGCAGGCAATGAGCGCTTCGGCCGGCCCAGCAAACCGGCCTTCCTGCTGGCGCCCGCCGAGTTGCTGCGTCTGGCGCAGGAATTCGGCCTCACGGTCCTTGGCTATTTCAGTGGTGAAGTCAGCCAGCCCAAGCCGGCCATGGTGCAACGTCTGGCGGCGCGCGCTTCTATCTAG
- a CDS encoding ABC transporter ATP-binding protein has translation MTPPTNPRPMISLQAVTKRFGSFAAVDAATFDIAPGEFFSLLGPSGCGKTTLLRMIGGFERQSEGDILIDGEPMGIRPPNQRPTNMVFQSYAIFPHLDIAENIAYGLINRGFDKATIAKKVTQALEMVRLEGLGNRRTNQISGGQRQRVALARAIVCEPKVLLLDEPLGALDKKLREEMQIELRQLQKSLGITFIFVTHDQEEALSLSDRIAVMARGKVLQIDTATSLYERPNCREVAGFIGNMNFFEGRIASIANGVAAVEIGPGQHVRVPAGAGSVPGQAAIVAVRPEKIDATATMPQRNGSSTANVIKAQALAGSYLGDRSLVLAQWREGTAPISVSLQNRKALAAAAPGSIIGTDSVAMDAPIWLTWPVEAGVLLNS, from the coding sequence ATGACCCCACCCACCAACCCCCGACCCATGATCTCGCTTCAGGCCGTTACCAAGCGGTTTGGCAGCTTCGCAGCGGTCGATGCCGCCACCTTCGATATCGCGCCTGGCGAGTTCTTCTCGCTGCTGGGTCCGTCCGGCTGCGGCAAGACCACCTTGCTGCGCATGATTGGCGGTTTTGAACGACAGAGCGAGGGCGACATCCTCATCGACGGCGAACCCATGGGCATCCGCCCGCCGAACCAGCGCCCGACCAACATGGTGTTCCAGAGCTATGCGATCTTCCCGCATCTCGATATCGCCGAGAATATCGCCTATGGCCTCATCAATCGCGGCTTCGACAAGGCCACCATCGCCAAGAAGGTCACCCAGGCGTTGGAGATGGTGCGCCTCGAAGGTCTCGGCAATCGCCGCACCAACCAGATTTCCGGTGGTCAGCGCCAGCGGGTGGCGCTGGCCCGCGCCATTGTCTGCGAACCCAAGGTCCTGTTGCTCGACGAACCGCTGGGCGCCCTCGACAAGAAACTGCGCGAGGAGATGCAGATCGAATTGCGCCAGTTGCAGAAGAGCCTTGGCATCACCTTCATCTTCGTGACCCACGACCAGGAGGAGGCGTTGTCGCTCTCCGACCGCATTGCCGTCATGGCACGTGGCAAGGTCCTGCAGATCGATACCGCGACCTCCCTCTACGAACGGCCCAATTGTCGCGAGGTTGCGGGCTTCATCGGCAATATGAACTTCTTTGAAGGGCGCATCGCCAGCATCGCCAACGGGGTCGCGGCAGTGGAGATCGGTCCCGGCCAGCATGTGCGTGTCCCCGCCGGTGCCGGATCAGTGCCAGGTCAAGCCGCCATCGTCGCTGTTCGCCCGGAAAAGATCGACGCGACCGCAACCATGCCGCAGCGGAATGGTTCATCCACGGCCAATGTCATCAAGGCGCAGGCCCTGGCCGGCTCCTATCTTGGCGACCGCAGCCTCGTTCTTGCCCAATGGCGTGAAGGGACGGCGCCGATCTCCGTGTCGTTGCAGAACCGCAAGGCGCTCGCCGCAGCCGCGCCCGGATCCATTATCGGCACGGATTCTGTCGCCATGGATGCGCCAATATGGTTAACATGGCCGGTCGAGGCCGGTGTCCTGCTTAATAGTTAG
- a CDS encoding DinB family protein — protein MSAVDHLANTLQSLRAFPSVLRAYLTDTPAEAVDWRPLSWDGIPSEMLTIRQQICHVRDIEIDGYIQRFESLLREVDPFLPSIDGYALVESRRYDQTEIGTALAAFENGRARTMKLLDAVTPMDLARRGTFEGYGPVTVQGLIHFLCSHDQQHLAGIQWSLGMQATARTA, from the coding sequence ATCTCTGCCGTGGACCATCTCGCCAACACACTGCAATCGCTGCGCGCTTTTCCGTCGGTGCTGCGCGCTTATCTGACGGATACCCCGGCCGAGGCGGTGGATTGGCGACCGCTGAGCTGGGATGGGATCCCGAGCGAGATGCTGACCATCCGCCAACAGATCTGTCATGTGCGCGATATCGAGATTGACGGTTACATCCAGCGCTTCGAAAGTCTGCTGCGCGAGGTGGATCCCTTCCTGCCCTCGATCGACGGCTATGCCCTGGTTGAGAGCCGGCGCTATGACCAGACTGAGATCGGTACTGCTTTGGCTGCTTTCGAAAACGGCAGGGCGCGCACGATGAAGCTGCTGGATGCAGTCACACCCATGGACCTCGCGCGGCGCGGAACCTTCGAAGGCTATGGCCCCGTCACCGTGCAGGGCCTCATCCATTTTCTGTGCAGCCATGACCAGCAGCATCTGGCCGGCATTCAATGGTCGCTCGGCATGCAGGCGACGGCCAGGACCGCCTGA
- a CDS encoding DUF4170 domain-containing protein — protein sequence MARFWVIGGAYADTNFDRIQEGGKEERIGPFATYDEAKAAWQKRAWETVDQAHARFRIEEEGGDICFWVVGGPYCDTTFTEPAPGGGEQWFGPFDTYEDAKTAWSRHAWSTVDDAMCRYRIEKLAKGEHPKSGKAH from the coding sequence ATGGCCCGTTTCTGGGTAATCGGCGGCGCATATGCCGATACGAACTTTGATCGCATTCAAGAGGGCGGCAAGGAAGAGCGGATCGGCCCCTTTGCTACCTATGACGAGGCAAAGGCAGCCTGGCAGAAGCGCGCCTGGGAGACAGTGGATCAGGCACATGCCCGCTTCCGGATCGAGGAAGAGGGTGGCGATATCTGCTTCTGGGTGGTTGGTGGGCCCTATTGCGACACGACCTTTACCGAGCCGGCGCCGGGTGGCGGCGAGCAGTGGTTTGGCCCTTTCGACACCTATGAGGATGCCAAGACGGCCTGGTCGCGCCACGCCTGGTCGACCGTCGACGACGCGATGTGCCGCTATCGCATCGAAAAGCTGGCCAAGGGCGAGCATCCCAAATCCGGGAAAGCGCACTGA